The proteins below are encoded in one region of Triticum aestivum cultivar Chinese Spring chromosome 1B, IWGSC CS RefSeq v2.1, whole genome shotgun sequence:
- the LOC123077864 gene encoding BTB/POZ and MATH domain-containing protein 1-like, with protein QLAEPESSTTIVGSSVFHFKLDYEQVRQLPTGKSVFSDAVSAGGHLWRIECLPRGVNEADREYVSIFLEHMSKSKSVGAFFEVLLMGRDGKPCLSHIRRAFETFEITEDGDTFGWHQFRKGTVVEKDYLTGRHVTFVCAIMVVDDSPILVPSSDIGTHLGRLLDRAHGTDVSFVVDDVTFRAHPAVLAARSPVFRAELFGSMSEATMPSITLHDIKPATFKVMLRFIYTDELPEEDELEDSSAQMFQDLLAAADRYALDRLKIICAQKLWQKVSVDTVATILAWAENYNCQELKNKCIDFFVVEENFRKAMFTDGYGLLLLKFPAIIDELRKRV; from the coding sequence CAACTGGCAGAGCCGGAGTCGAGCACCACCATTGTGGGCTCTTCCGTCTTCCACTTCAAACTGGACTACGAGCAAGTCAGGCAGCTTCCCACCGGCAAGTCCGTCTTCTCCGATGCCGTCTCCGCCGGGGGACACCTCTGGAGGATTGAGTGCTTGCCGCGTGGGGTGAACGAGGCCGACAGGGAGTATGTTTCTATCTTCCTCGAGCACATGAGCAAATCCAAAAGTGTTGGGGCATTCTTCGAGGTCTTGTTGATGGGCAGGGACGGCAAACCATGCCTGTCGCATATACGTAGGGCATTTGAAACCTTTGAGATCACGGAAGACGGCGACACCTTTGGATGGCATCAGTTCAGGAAGGGGACTGTTGTGGAGAAAGACTACTTGACAGGGAGACACGTCACATTTGTGTGCGCGATCATGGTCGTCGATGACAGTCCTATTCTCGTCCCATCTTCAGACATCGGGACCCATCTTGGCCGTCTGCTAGATCGTGCTCACGGGACAGACGTGTCATTCGTCGTCGACGATGTGACATTCCGTGCACACCCAGCGGTGCTTGCTGCCCGCTCGCCGGTGTTTAGAGCAGAGCTCTTCGGTTCCATGTCTGAGGCTACAATGCCATCCATCACGCTGCACGACATCAAACCTGCAACGTTCAAAGTTATGCTTCGGTTTATTTACACGGATGAATTGCCCGAAGAAGACGAGCTTGAGGACTCTTCTGCCCAGATGTTTCAAGATCTACTCGCTGCGGCCGATCGGTATGCACTGGATCGACTGAAGATTATTTGTGCTCAGAAGCTGTGGCAGAAAGTGTCTGTTGACACAGTTGCAACTATCTTGGCTTGGGCTGAAAACTACAACTGTCAGGAGTTGAAGAACAAGTGCATTGACTTCTTTGTGGTGGAGGAAAATTTCAGGAAGGCCATGTTCACTGATGGTTATGGGTTGTTGCTTTTGAAATTCCCAGCTATTATTGATGAGCTAAGGAAGAGAGTTTAG